TAGGGCTGATAAACGGGTTGTGTTATGTCAAATACATGAACTCGGTCACGACATATAATAATGCTTACACTATAAAACACAATAGTCATTttctcttttattttttaaaagtttGGCATAATTTACCTAATCGACTTTAGTTATAACACAATAATCTTAATTATAAAAAAACGGTTAAGCATGTTAACCAGCAGTCAGTACGACCAGAACCCGACCCATTTAGCTAAACATCTTTGCGGGTTTGGCTCCAAACTGTATAGGCTAAACCAAAAACTATGAATTTTGTTCGACTCATGTTTTCGTATCGAGTGAGAAATTTTGTATTCATGTTATTAACTATAAAAAAATGGTTATGGCAGGTAAGCAGCAGCTCATTAGTGGGGAAAATGCCTAGTATAAAGCCAACTGTAAGGATCCCTTTGGAAAAAAAGAATGAACTGAATAACTATATACTAACTTTTTTATGATGTTTGTAGTCTGACGTGGCACCTACTTTTTTTTTCCAGGCGTTGAGGTTTTATGGAAGTTTTAACGTGACAGTCACGGGCATAACAATACAAAACAGTCCTCAGTGCCACCTGAAATTTGACAACTGTGACGGAGTTTTAGTGTACAGTTTTAGCGTTGCGTCTCCTGGTGACAGTCCCAATACTGATGGAATTCACTTGCAGAACTCCAAGAATGTGTTAATCCACACCACCGATCTTGCTTGTGGTAAATCATATTTAATTGTTTATCCCCTAAGTTCAGTTATTAGATTAATATTTTTCTTTCGGTTATAATCGTGACAACAACAATCATACCCAGTAAAATCTCACATATAGCAATGTTACTCCATATTCCGACATGATCGTGTATAAAGGTTGATGTAACGAAAATAATTATGAACCATACACACCCACTAGGCATATCAAATGTGTATAGTGTCACATACTTGCACTCTTAAGTTCTATCACCTTATCCAAAAAGTGTGTACACACAAAAGTAAGACACAGTCTCTTTGTCTGTATTTATAAAACTCCTTCAATCATTGTAttttatatacattcattaaatatgattttttttttactatttagGTCATTATGCATATTTTTGTACCGATAGATCGTCATTATATGAACTTGCACCAAAAGTTTTTATCgatatttttaatattatgtAACATTTTATTGTTCGCGTATAGGTGATGACTGTATATCTATACAAACGGGATGCACAAACGTATTTGTGCGTGACGTAAATTGTGGGCCAGGGCATGGAATAAGCATAGGAAGTTTAGGAAAGGATGGCACGTCGGCATGTGTTTCAAACATCACTGTTCGTAACATTAACATGCACAACACGATGACTGGCGTTAGGATCAAGACTTGGCAGGTAcaaactacaaaaaaaaaaaaaaaaaaaaaaaaaaaaaaaaaaaaaaaccattatgAAAATGTGTGTTTTTACCAATTGTGTAGGCCGAAGCCCACTAGCACACCTCTTAAATTTTATTTTGTAAATGGGCCCAAACTGAGCCATGTGCCCATGTCCGTTTCTTTTATCACTATCTTTACCTTTTATTTGTATTAAATCAGTTATTAGTTTAAACTAAATTTACGAAAACTgatttaattaaaaccaagatgtatgataaaattacatttaaaatATAGTAATTTAACTCGCAAATAAAAAATACACAATAAAATATTTTACATGCTGGTTTAAAGGTTTGGGCCGTGGGAATAAATATGGGCCTAATCCGCTTTTGGCTTAAACCAGGCCTAGTGGCTAGGCTTGAACTTACTTGGTCATAACACGCTTTAACCCGAACCAAATTGATTTTTTTAAAGCGACTCGTTTCGGCCTGAAACCATTTTGCTTGTAACCAACTTTGAGCCGACCTTTCCGTTTTTCCAAGCTTTCACAAAATTATAAGATGTTCAATTAAAATATTCCTTCAAAAAATGAACATTATGTTTTGAAGATTACGGAAGTTTTAATCAAATGTAATTAAGATTAACCCGTACCAAAATGTTCATATGCAGGGAGGATCAGGGTCAGTGCAAGGAGTATTATTCTCAAACATTCAAGTTTCAGAAGTCGAATTCCCAATCATGATTGATCAATACTACTGTGACCACAGCACCTGCAAGAACCACACGTCCGCAGTGGCTGTCTCAAACATTGCATATGAAAACATACGAGGAACATACACAGTAAAACCGGTTCATGTCTCATGTAGTGACAACAAACCTTGTAGGGATGTAAGGTTGACCGACATTGAACTAAAGCCAGTGTCCAAAGGCTACCACATGTATGAACCCTTTTGTTGGCAAGCTTTTGGGGAGTTATATGCACCCACTATCCCAGAAATTGATTGTATACAACAAGGTGCACCGTCAAGCAGCTTGGACCCTGATGAGGCTGGATGTGCAGCATAGCCTAAATATGATTTGGGGCATCAATCAGTGAGGTCGGTGTCGTCGCTGGCCCCTTTATTATGTATTATATAGATGCTTGAGGTGAGTGTATATATAGTTAGTATTATAGTATGGGATTGGTTGTATTATAGAAATTATTGATTCTTATGGTGTTATTGTTACACTAGAACAAGTTGTATTTGTTTTCGCTTGATGTTCAGTATTTATAGTAAGATTTTATTGTTGTGTTTAGTTATTTTTGTGAAATACAAAGTATATTAGTGTTCATTTGGTTGGGTTGCACATCGCTCTAGTAGTGGCTTTCTAACCCGTTGCTGACAA
This genomic stretch from Helianthus annuus cultivar XRQ/B chromosome 8, HanXRQr2.0-SUNRISE, whole genome shotgun sequence harbors:
- the LOC110871685 gene encoding polygalacturonase At1g48100; translated protein: MGDFSFRKLIFAFVIVTLVWASSIETCNARRGGKHWRQSRGTLSSLYKKKGKNDHGHKKQKSKQEQQQQQPLPTPEEPLAPPPKGSKFNVLDYGAKGDGHSDDTKAFQGAWADACKVEASTMIVPSGYEFLVGPISFSGPYCQRNILFQLDGTIIAPINANAWGKGLLQWLEFTKLVGLTIKGKGTIDGRGSVWWTKSILDDPIDNEEQLVVSSYNTTLTQNPQVSSSSLVGKMPSIKPTALRFYGSFNVTVTGITIQNSPQCHLKFDNCDGVLVYSFSVASPGDSPNTDGIHLQNSKNVLIHTTDLACGDDCISIQTGCTNVFVRDVNCGPGHGISIGSLGKDGTSACVSNITVRNINMHNTMTGVRIKTWQGGSGSVQGVLFSNIQVSEVEFPIMIDQYYCDHSTCKNHTSAVAVSNIAYENIRGTYTVKPVHVSCSDNKPCRDVRLTDIELKPVSKGYHMYEPFCWQAFGELYAPTIPEIDCIQQGAPSSSLDPDEAGCAA